The Rhodothermus marinus DSM 4252 DNA segment CGGGCTGCCCCGGTTGACGGCCAGGAGCCCGCCCATGCCTTCTTCTTCGATCAGCGCCTTGTCCCACACATCGGCCTCGTAGCCGTACTTTTTGGCCGACTGCTCGATCAGGCGGGCGAACTTCGTGGGCGTTTTTTCGTCGGGGGATAGATTGACCAGGTCGCGTGCCGTCATCACGCTTTCGGCGATGATGCGGCCGCGTTCGGCTCCCCGTCGGCTGGCCTTTTCGTCCTCGCCCGTTTCGTGGATCACGAGCCGCTCGATCTCGCGCAGTTCGCTCGTGTCCGTCTTGTAGCGCGTAAAGCGGTAGGCGGCCAGCATGAAGCCCTCGACGAGCGCCTGACTGGCCGACTCGGGGTCGATCGAAGTCTGGGGCCGCACGATGGCGGCGGTGACGACTTTGCGCTCGCGGGCCAGCTCGGCACCGCGGGCGGCCACCCGCCGCAGCCGCTCCAGATCGACGCGATCGGCCGGGCCCATGCCCACCAGCGCCAGGCGTCGGGCCCGACCGCTTTCCGGGTAGAGCCAGATCAGTTCGTCCTGCGCCCCGGTAAAGTCGGCCGCGGTGCGCCGGACGATTTCACCAAACTGCTCGCTCAGGGCCTTCAGGGTTGCCTCAACGGCCCCTTCGGCAACAGGCACCAGGAGCAGATCGATATCCAGTTCATCCAGTGGGATCGTAGTGACCGAGACTTTCATGACGCCGTAGAGGATGCTTGCGACTTCTGATGCAGGAGTGCTGAAAGATACGACGCATCTTCCGACGAAAGGGTGCCCGAGGCGTTGCCCGCGGACGAAGCCTCGAGTTGCGGCAGGTAGCGCGGGGCGGCCGCCAGGACGGCATCAACCAGCGCATCGAGCGCGGCATTCTCCACGAACGCCCCGGCCGCATTGCGATGCCCCCCTCCACCGAACGCCCGGGCCCACTCGTTCACGTGGTAGTCGCCCTTCGATCGAAAGCTAATTTTGACGCCTTTTTCGATCTCGGTAAACAGCAGGGCCACCCGCACCCCCCGGATCGACAACAGGTGGTTGATGAAGCCCTCGGTGTCTTCGGTAGAGGCGCCGGTTTCGTTGAACATTCGGCGCGAGAGCACCATGTAGGCGACTCTACCGTCGTAGCGGAGCTGCAGGTTGCGCAGGGCCAGGCCCAGCAAGCGCATGCTTTCGGGCGTGCGTGTGTCGAAAATCGCGCTGTGGATGGCCTCGGTGCTGAGACCTCCCCGCTCCAGCAGATCGGCCACAATGCGATGGACCGTCGGCGTGACCGTATTGAAACGAAACGAGCCGGTGTCGGTCATGATGGCCACGTACAGCGCCGTGGCCAGTTCATGATCGATCAGGTTTGGATCGACGGCGCAGACCAGTTCGTAGACCAGCTCCCCGGTCGAGGAGGCCGTGTCGCGCACGTACTGCAGATCGAACCAGTCTTCCGGGGACGTGTGGTGGTCGATGAGCAGTTTGCGGGCGCGGCTGGCCTCGACGGCGGGCGCCAGATCGCCGAGTCGGTCCAGGGCGTTCGTGTCGAGCACGCAGATGACGTCGGCCTGGTCGATTCGTTCGCGCTGGGCCAGCGCTCCGTTGAACACTTCCACCTGCTCGATGCCGGGTATCCAGGTCAGGTTCGACGGCGGCGGGTCGCTGTTGATCAGATATACGTCGTGTCCCATCTTCTGCAGCAGCCGTCCCAGGGCCAGCTGCGAGCCCAGCGCGTCCCCATCGGGTTTGATGTGGGTGGTCAGCACGAAGCGTTGATGCCGGCGAAAGCAGTTCAGAACGGCCCTGCGGGTAGACATATGGACTCCGGCTGGTCTGCAAAAAAGCCCATCCTTAACGCCCGAGGGCCGTTCATGTTCGGGGCGTTTCCGGGAGTGCCCGCAGCACCGATTCGATCTCCAGGCGAAACTGGGCGGTGGCCGCCCGCGGATCTGGCGCGGTCGTGATGGCGGTCATCACGGCCACCCCGTAGGCGCCGGCCTCCAGCACCGGGCGCACCCGCTGCACGGTGATGCCAGCGATGGCAATCACAGGGATGGGGACGGCCTCGCAGACCTGACGCAGTCCTTCGATGCCCTTCACCGAAGCCGGGTTGGCTTTCGACGAAGTGGGAAAAACCGGACCGAAGCCGATGTAGTCGGCGCCGGCCCGCCAGGCTTCCACTGCCTGCTCGACGGTGGTGGCCGTGGCGCCGATGATGAAGTCGGGTCCCAGGATGCGCCGGGCTTCGGCGACGGGAAAATCCTCCTGTCCGAGGTGGACGCCGTCAGCTTCCACGGCCAGCGCGATGTCGATGTGATCGTCGATGATCAGCGGCACGCCGGCCTCCTTACACACGGCGGCCGTGCGCCGGGCCTCGTAGAGTTTGTGGCGGATACCGCCGAACTTCTGGCGAAACTGCACGGTGTCGGCCCCGCCGGCGATCACCAGGCGGGCCAGCTCGGCATGACCATACCGCTGCTGAAAGTAAAAGTCCGTGAGCACATGCAGTCGGCCGATCGGTTTCTTGCCCATCGTGCAACGCGTCGGTTATTTGTTCTGGATTGTCGAAACTGACCGGGCTTTCCTTTTTAACAACAACACAGCATTTCGTTGCAGCAATGAAAACGCAGCGCAAGCTATGCTACGCAGAAAATCGACCGGTGATATGGAACGCGCCTTTCAGTTTCTCCGGATGAACGCGCGCGAGCCTAAGCCGCGCACGCGCGGGCTGACGGAAATCCGCGGCCCCTACTACTCGGTAATGGGTCCCAACTACCTGAAAGATGTGCTCGAGACGATGGGGGCCTACATCGATTCGCTCAAATTCGCGGGCGGCTCGTTCACGCTCATGCCGCGTCGGGTGCTCCGCGAAATCATCGACCTGTGTCATCAGTATGATGTGCTGGTTTCCACAGGAGGCTTCATCGAATACGTGGTGACGCAGGGGCCCGAAGCCGTGCATCGCTACATTCAGGAGTGCAAAGAGCTGGGCTTCGATATTATCGAAATTTCCACGGGATTTATCACCATTCCGCCCGACGACTGGTTGCGTCTGATCGAGGCGGTACAGAAGGCCGGGCTGAAGGCAAAGCCCGAGGTGGGGATTCAATTCGGCGCGGGAGGCGATACGCCGGCCGAACTGCTCGAGGCCGAAGGCGTGCAGGACCCGACCTGGGCCATTCAACTGGCGCGACGCTTCCTGGAAGCCGGCGCCTACATGATCATGGTGGAATCGGAGGGCATCACCGAAAATGTCAAGAGCTGGCGCACGGACGTCGTGGCCCGCTTCATCAACGAACTGGGGCTGGAAAAACTCATGTTCGAGGCGGCCGACCCACGCGTGTTCGCCTGGTACATCAAAAACTATGGCCCCGAGGTCAACCTGTTCGTGGACCACAGCCAGATCGTCCAGCTCGAATGCCTGCGTAGTGGCATCTGGGGCACACAGGACCTGTTTGGCCGGGTGCATACCTTCAAGGGATGAACAAAGTAGCTCAAAGCCATTACTCTGACGGGAGACCGCTTCGGTCTCCCATTTTTGTTACGGGCCTCTCGAATGCGGCAATTTGTTCCGGTGCATTTTTTTCCACAGCGGCGACGTGCTTCGCAGGATTTTGGTGAAGATGTACGGCGTCCTGTTTGAATTTGTATCTTTAAACCCGATCTGACGGACTGTTGCAGCGGGATGGTCCGTATCTTGTCAGGCCCTTTGCGGCAAAGTTATTCCTGAAGCAATCGTGAGTGTCCCTATCCAGCGAGTTGCAGCGGATATCATGCGTCAGAAACGTCAGCGTCGGTTACCGCTGGCCGGAGCAGTGCTCTGGCTGGTTCTGTGGCTTCTGCCTTCTGTCGTTCATGCTCAGGAGATCCCCCAGCCCGTCCAGGAAGAGATCCGGCGGCGGGGCATGACCGTCGAGGAAGCCCGGCGGGAAGCCGAACGCCTGGGCATCGACCTGTCGAATCCCGAGCAGGCCGCCCAGCGCGCCCGGGAATTGGGCATTCCCGAAAGCCAGATTCAGGCCATGCTGCGCGCCGCGCAGCAGGAGCAGGCGCAGCAGCTTCCTCGTATTCTTACGCACGGGGTCTATCCGGTGAGCTTTCAGGACACGCTGGCGCTCGATACGCTGCAGGCGCTGGTGGACTCACTGCGGCTGCGACGCGACTCGCTTCGACAGCGAAAGGCGAAAGCTCCTTCTGATTCGCTTCCCTACTTCGGCTACGATGTTTTCGAGAACATTCCGGACGCCTTCAAACCCAACCAGCTGGGACCGGTCGACGATCAGTACCTGGTGGGTCCGGGCGATGAGTTGCGCCTGATGGTCTGGGGTGCCACGGAGTTCGCCTACGACTTGACTGTCGACCGCGAAGGCCGCATCTTCGTGCCCAGCGTCGGGCAGTTCACGGTGGCCGGCAAGCGGCTCGACGTCCTGCGCGAGGAACTCAAACGCTGGTTGGCCCGCAGCTACTCCGGCTTACTGGAGGACCCGCCCACGGTCTTCATGGACCTGACCGTCGCGCGTCTGCAACCGGTCTATATCTATGCCCTGGGCGAAGTGAAGCAGCCCGGCGGCTACGTGATCGCCAGTCAGTCGACGGTTTTCCAGGCGCTCTACGCCGTCGGAGGCCCGAAGATCAGCGGCTCGCTCCGCGACGTGCGCGTAGTGCGTGGTGGAAGAGTGCTGGCCCATGTGGACCTCTACGACTACCTGCTACGCGGCGAGGGACGCGAGGACGTGCGCCTGCAGAACAACGACCAGCTCTTCGTGCCACCACGCGGCAAGACGGTGGCCATCCGCGGCCAGGTGCGCCGCCCGGCTATCTACGAACTGAAAGAAAACGAGGGACTGCGCGAGCTCATTCAGTTTGCGGCCGGACTCAAACCCGAGGCCTTCACCCGCTACGTCCGCATCGAACGCATCATCCCCTTCGAGCAGCGACAGGACCCCTCGGTGGTGCGCGAGGTGATCACCGTGCCGCTCGACGGGGTGCTGGACGGCTCGCGCCAGGTGCCGCTCTACGACGGGGATCGCGTCGAGGTGCTCTCGGTGCTCGACGTGAGCCGCAACGGCGTCTACATCAGCGGGGCCGTCGTACATCCAGGGCTCTACGAAATCACCACGCAGGTGCGCACGATTCGCGACCTGATCGAACGGGCCGGCGGGGTGACCAGCGACGTCTACGAAGGCCGCGTCCAGCTCGTGCGCTTCAAACAGAATCCGGCCGAGCGACCGCCTTCGGTGCCAGTTACCGTTGGTGATCCAGACGACTTGGCCCTCTTGGAAAAAATGGTCACGTTGGACCTGTCGCGTATTCTGCTGGGTGATCCTGAACACAACCTGGCGCTTCAACCCGGTGATCGTATTCGTGTTTACTCAGAGCTGGATATTAATGTACCGCGTACTGTAACAATTGAGGGTAAGGTGCGCAAACCGGGGAGTTATGCGTTGCGCGACAGCATGACGGTCTACGACCTGCTCTTCCTGGGCGGAGGCCTCTTCGACGAAGAATTTCGCAAGGAAGTCTATCTGGAACGCGCCGACCTGATTCGCAAGGCCGAACACGGTACGGAAGAGATCATCATCCCGTTTAACCTGGCCGAAGCGCTGCGTAACGAAGGGGCCGGACGGGCGCTGCTGCAACCGGGCGATCGCATTCGCATCTATCCGGTCGACGTGCAGGAAATCCGGGATAAGTTCGTCACGATCAGCGGCGCCGTCAAAAATCCGGGACAGTACCGCTGGCAGGAGAATATGACGCTGGAAGACCTGATCCTGCGAGCCGGCGGCTTTACGGAAGACGCGCTGCTGGACTGGGCCGAGGTGACACGTCTGCCGAAAGGGGCCGATCCGGAGCAGTTCGAGCAGCTGGCCGTGCGCATCGAGGTGCCCATGGCCGAGGATATCGACGACGTGGAGGTCGTCTCGTTCGCGCTGGACGATACGGCCCGGGCGCTGCGCGGAGCACGGACGTTCCGGTTGCAGCACCGCGACCGCGTCTACATCCGCAGCAATCCGGCCTTCCGGCCGCAGCAGACCGTGACTGTCTCGGGTGAGGTCTGGTATCCGGGCACCTACACGATCCTGCGCGAAAACGAAACGCTGGCCGACGTGCTACAGCGGGCCGGTGGCGTGCGGCCTACAGGCTACCTGAAGGGGGCCCGCCTGATCCGCGGCGGCCTGCCCGTGGTGATCGACATGGAGCGGGCCCTTCGGCGGGATCCCCGTCACAACGTCATTCTCCTGCCGGGCGACGAAATCCGTGTGCCGCCCAGGCCCGGCACCGTGGTGGTACGCGGCAATGTGCGGCGTCCGGGTCTGGTGAAGCATGTCCCCGGCCGACGCGTGGGCTACTACCTCGAACGGGCCGGTGGCCTGGACGAAGACTCGAAAGTCATCCTGGTCACACAGGCCGACGGCGGTACCTACCCGGTCTATCTGGGCCTGAAGGGCTGGTTCCAGCGCGATCCGGTGGTGGACGAAGGCGCCATCATCGAAGTCGTGCGCAAACCGCCTGAAGAAAAGCGCCAGGTGACGTTCGACATCGGCAAAACGCTGACCGACATCGCCTCGATCGCCGCCAGCACGCTTACCATCATCGCACTGGCCCGACGACTTTAGGCGCCTTCCGGTCCACCGACCCTACCGCCCCCGCAGCATAGTGGACCGGTGGCGGGCCTCGATCGTCCTCAATACCGGAAGGCTCCGAGTTCAGGCGGGCGCGATCGAATCCGGAAAGGTTTTAACCCGACGGCGGTCTGGATGACGGCCGTCGCCATGCTTTCTGGTCAACTTTTCCCGGAACACTTTGCCCTCACCGAAATCCCGAGGCGTACCGCTCGCAACAGCCGGCCCGTCCCATTACAAACCTGCGCGCCGACCGCCGGTATAATGTTCGCATCCGCATGAAGTGCAGCCAAGATGCAGCCAGCCCCTTCCGTTTCCGTCATCATCGTTTCGTGGAACGCGCGGCATCTGCTGGAGCGGTGCCTGCCGTCGGTAGTGGCCACCGACTATCCGAATCTGGAGATCATCCTGGCCGACAACGGCTCCACGGACGGCTCGGCCGAATGGGTGGCCGCCACGTTTCCGGAGGTTCGCATCGTCCGGCATCCGGAAAACTGGGCCTTCTGCCGGGGCAACAACGAAGCAATTCCGCATGCCCGGGGCCGGTACGTCGTGCTGCTCAACAACGACGTAGAGGTGCCGCCTGAGTGGCTCTGGCCCCTGGTACGCCGCATGGAAGCCGACCCGAAGATTGGTGCCGTACAGCCCAAGCTGCGCCAGTACCATCGGCGCACCCACTTCGAGTATGCCGGCGCGGCCGGCGGCTTTCTGGACCGCTACGGCTATCCATTCACACGCGGCCGCATTTTCGACACCGTCGAGCCGGACGAAGGGCAGTACGACGACCACGGCCCCATCTTCTGGGCCACCGGCGCCGCCATCATGCTCCGCCGGGAAGCACTGGACCGCGTGGGATTGCTCGACGAGCACTTCGTGCTGCACATGGAAGAGATCGACCTGTGCTGGCGGCTCCAGCGAGCCGGCTATCGCGTCGAGCTGGTACCGGAAAGCGTGGTCTACCATCTGGGCGGCAGCTCCCTCCCCCGCCACGATCCCCGCAAGACGTACTACAATTTTCGAAACAGCCTGCTGCTGCTTTATAAAAACCTGCCTCCGGCGGCATGGCGGCGTACGTTTCCCGTGCGCGCCGTGCTCGACGTGCTGGCGTTTCTACGCTTTGTGCTACTGGGCAAATGGGGCGATGCGGCCGCCGTCGTGCGGGCCTACCGGGATGCCCACCGCATGCGCCACCTCTACCGGGATCAACGCCCGATGAACGGTGAAGCCGCCGTGCTTCCTCCCTATCGGGGTAGCATTGCGCTGGATTACTTCCTGCTTCGACGAAGGCGCTTTCGCGAGTTGCCCGCGCGACGTTTCTCAATCCATGGCGGCGGGCGTAAGCCGACGGCGTGCCGTCCACTGCTCGTACTGCACGGCAAAGGCCACGGCCGCCAGCACCAGCACCATCCCCACGACCGAGAGGGCAGGCGGCACCTCTTCGAACAGCAGATAGGCCAGCAGCGAGGCCCCGACCGGCTCCAGTAGCGAAAGCAGGCCCAGCCAGGCGGCCGGAATGTACTTCACGCTGTAGTTGAAGGACCCGTGCCCGAGGATCTGCGGCCCCAGCGCCATCAGCGCACAGAGCGCGTAAAAGCGCGGGCTGTAGCCCCAGAGTGGAACGCCCAGCAACAGCGTCGGCACGAAAGCCGTCAACGCCGCCACCAGGTACAGCGGGAAGACGTAGGCCAGCCAGGAAATGCGCTGCCGGACGACCCGGCCGATGAGCAGATACAGGCTGACCAGCAGCGCGCCAGCGAGCGCCAGCGCGTTGCCCAGCAGAGGCTGCGGGCCGGTCTCCAGACCGGTATGGTCGCCCCATCCGATCAGCGCAGCGCCCACGACGGCCAGTCCGATGGCCGCCACCACGGGCAGGGCCAGGCGCTCCCCCAGCCACCAGAACCCCAGCGCCGCCAGGAAGACCGGACTCAGGCACACCAGCACCGAGGCGCTCGCCACCGAGGTGTAAAACAGGGAGAGAATCCAGACGACAAAGTGCAGTCCCAGAAAAATGCCGGCGAGCAACGTCAGCGCTGCTTCCCGTCGGGAGAGCCGGTTTGCGCGAAGCTGGGGCAGGGCGAACGGCGCCAGCATGACGACGGCCAGCAACGTGCGCCAGAAGGCGATCGCCAGCCCCGGAGCTTCTTCGCCGGCCCATCGCACCAGGATCGGGCTGGCCGAAAAGCTCAGCAGTCCCAGGGCCAGCATGGGATAGACCCGAAGCGGAATCTGCCGACCGATCATGCAGCGCCCCGCCCGCTCAGCGCAGCCGATCCATCGACCGGATCAGCGCAATATCTCGTTCGATACCCCGACGCGCCAGCCAGAGTAGCAGATAGGCAAGCACGGGCAGGCCGATCCAGAGCACCCGGTCCCAGAGGATTCCACTCTCCGAACGCACGCCCAGCATGCCGCTCAGATACAGCCCGCCCAGGTACACCACGGCCATCAGCAGCACGCCCACCTGTTCGAAGACCACCAGCGTTCGCTGACGCTCCAGGCGGCGGTACTGAAAGATGATCACCACCGCTCCGAGAGCCAGCAGCACAGACAGCCCGCGGGCAACCGGTCCGATCCAGGCGTGCGGTGCCGACTCCAGCAGATGCCAGGGCCCCGGTGTCAGGCCCAGCCAGAGCAGCACCAGCCCCGCCAGCAGCAGATAAACCGATTGAATACGCTGAATCATAAGCCCGGCTATGCATAGAAAAGCCCCGCCGAAGCAGGGCTTTCTTGAATCATACAGGTAGGGATCGACTACGACGCAGGCGCCTCAGGCCGCGCCGAGTAGTTGATGCGAAGCGTTCCGGCCTCCCGAAGTTCCTGCTGCACGTCGTAGACCAGCTTCATCCTGGCGTCCTGATCGATACGCAGCGACACGATCAGCTTGGGCTGCTCCAGCAGCTTGTTGTACATGATCGTGCGGATCAACGTGAGATCGTCGATCAACGCGTCATCGATCTGGACCCGCGTTTCACCTAACCGTCCATCGGGTTTTTTGTGCGGACCGATATAAATGTAGGAAAGCAGGCGCTTCTGGTCGATCTTGGTCAGCGCCTCGGCCCGTGGCAGGAGCGTCCGCACCTGGATAGTCGTCTCCCGCAGCACCGTGCTGACCATGAAGAAGATCAGCAGCATGAAAATGATGTCCGGGAGCGAGGCGGTGGGGATCGCCTGCTTGGTTTCCGCCTTCTTTTTAAAGTGCTGCGAAGCCATCGTTTACATCGAATACTTAGCAATCAGGCTCTGCCACCGAAATCTGGGCCGGAATGATTTCACGAATCTGATTTTCGTCATCCGGTCCCAGCGTGGCCCGGTAGGCGTTGTAGTTGGGATAGCCCAGTTTCCGCGCCTCGGCGTCCCAGAGCTCGAAGTAGGCCATCCAGACCTCGTCGAGCACCTGGATATACGTATTGTAAGAAGTCTCGCAGTCCGTCTTGATCGACACGACGGCCTTCTGCGGACTTTCGGCGTAATTGGGATCCGCGCCGTTGTTGGTAATGTGCTTTTTGACCTCTTCGCGGATCTGCTGAATCGAAGCCACCTGATCTTCGATCAGCACCTGGCCCTGGGCATTGACCAGGATTTTGAGCATGTTGCGTTCCCGCACCGGCGGCGGTTCCTGATCTTCTTCCAGCTTGGGCGGCAGCGTCATGCCGATCCCCGTATCCACGTCGATCGTCGTGGTCACCAGGAAGAAGATCAGCAGCAGGAACGCGATGTCGGCCATCGAAGCCGTGGGAATTTCGGCCTCCTGGCGCTTTTTCTTTTTCAGCAGCCCGGCCATAACCTCACGTCCGATTTAAAAGCTGAACATGTTCCGCAGCCCCGAAAGCAGCAGGGCAATGGCGGTCAACACAAACATCACCAGTACGGTGATCACGCCGGCCTGCGCCCAGCTCCCTACCGTGAAGCCCAGCACGACCATCAGTAGCACGGGCAACACGACGATCAGCATCGAAATCGGACTGATCTTCCCGTAGGTCAGGTTACGCAGGCCAAAAATCACCTGGGCTATCAGCCCCAGCCCCAGCAGGATCAGAGCCGCCCAGATGGCCAGAGGAACAATGCCTTCCATAGTTGCCGGTTCGCTTTTTCTTTGAAAAAGTTCCGCTCAGGCTTACGACTGCTTGGACGCTTCCGCCTTCTCGGCTGCGGTCAGCGGCCGCCCGGCCTGCATCAGCACCAGCGAGTCGATCAGCTCGATCGAGGCCTCCTCCATGTCCACCACGATCCGGTCGATCTTCGAAACCGCGTAGTTATAGAAGAACTGCAGGATGATGGCCGTGATCAGACCGAAGACCGTGGTAAGCAGGGCCACCTTGATACCACCGGCCACCAGGCTGGGCGAAATGTCACCGGCCTGTTCGATGGCGTCGAAGGCCTGCACCATGCCGACGACCGTACCGAGGAAGCCGAACATCGGGGCCAGCGAGATGAACAGCGACAGCCACACCAGCCCGCGTTCCAGAAAGCTCATCTCGATCGAACCGTACGATACGATCGCCTTCTCGACGGCTTCGATACCCTCGTCGGCCCGGAGCAGCCCGGCCTGGAAAACCGAAGCCACCGGTCCGCGCGTCTTGGCGCAGATTTCCTCGGCCGCCTGAATACCGCCCTCCTCCAGCGCTTTCTTCACCTGAAGAATGAACTTGCGCGTGTTGATGTCGGCCAGGTTCAGCGTGATGATCCGCTCGAAGGCAATGGCCAGACCGATAATGAGCGAAATCAAGACCGGCCACATGAATTCGCCGCCTTCGTTGAAGCGCTGGACCAGGACGTTAATGAAGCCTTCTTCTCCGGCGGCAGCCTGAGGCAGCATCAGCAGCAGGCTCAGCAGTTCCATGGACGGTTTCCTCCTTCTGGTTGGTGCTTTACTCCTTTCGTGTAAGCGTT contains these protein-coding regions:
- a CDS encoding ExbD/TolR family protein, which gives rise to MASQHFKKKAETKQAIPTASLPDIIFMLLIFFMVSTVLRETTIQVRTLLPRAEALTKIDQKRLLSYIYIGPHKKPDGRLGETRVQIDDALIDDLTLIRTIMYNKLLEQPKLIVSLRIDQDARMKLVYDVQQELREAGTLRINYSARPEAPAS
- a CDS encoding ExbD/TolR family protein, which codes for MAGLLKKKKRQEAEIPTASMADIAFLLLIFFLVTTTIDVDTGIGMTLPPKLEEDQEPPPVRERNMLKILVNAQGQVLIEDQVASIQQIREEVKKHITNNGADPNYAESPQKAVVSIKTDCETSYNTYIQVLDEVWMAYFELWDAEARKLGYPNYNAYRATLGPDDENQIREIIPAQISVAEPDC
- a CDS encoding SLBB domain-containing protein encodes the protein MRQKRQRRLPLAGAVLWLVLWLLPSVVHAQEIPQPVQEEIRRRGMTVEEARREAERLGIDLSNPEQAAQRARELGIPESQIQAMLRAAQQEQAQQLPRILTHGVYPVSFQDTLALDTLQALVDSLRLRRDSLRQRKAKAPSDSLPYFGYDVFENIPDAFKPNQLGPVDDQYLVGPGDELRLMVWGATEFAYDLTVDREGRIFVPSVGQFTVAGKRLDVLREELKRWLARSYSGLLEDPPTVFMDLTVARLQPVYIYALGEVKQPGGYVIASQSTVFQALYAVGGPKISGSLRDVRVVRGGRVLAHVDLYDYLLRGEGREDVRLQNNDQLFVPPRGKTVAIRGQVRRPAIYELKENEGLRELIQFAAGLKPEAFTRYVRIERIIPFEQRQDPSVVREVITVPLDGVLDGSRQVPLYDGDRVEVLSVLDVSRNGVYISGAVVHPGLYEITTQVRTIRDLIERAGGVTSDVYEGRVQLVRFKQNPAERPPSVPVTVGDPDDLALLEKMVTLDLSRILLGDPEHNLALQPGDRIRVYSELDINVPRTVTIEGKVRKPGSYALRDSMTVYDLLFLGGGLFDEEFRKEVYLERADLIRKAEHGTEEIIIPFNLAEALRNEGAGRALLQPGDRIRIYPVDVQEIRDKFVTISGAVKNPGQYRWQENMTLEDLILRAGGFTEDALLDWAEVTRLPKGADPEQFEQLAVRIEVPMAEDIDDVEVVSFALDDTARALRGARTFRLQHRDRVYIRSNPAFRPQQTVTVSGEVWYPGTYTILRENETLADVLQRAGGVRPTGYLKGARLIRGGLPVVIDMERALRRDPRHNVILLPGDEIRVPPRPGTVVVRGNVRRPGLVKHVPGRRVGYYLERAGGLDEDSKVILVTQADGGTYPVYLGLKGWFQRDPVVDEGAIIEVVRKPPEEKRQVTFDIGKTLTDIASIAASTLTIIALARRL
- the thiE gene encoding thiamine phosphate synthase gives rise to the protein MGKKPIGRLHVLTDFYFQQRYGHAELARLVIAGGADTVQFRQKFGGIRHKLYEARRTAAVCKEAGVPLIIDDHIDIALAVEADGVHLGQEDFPVAEARRILGPDFIIGATATTVEQAVEAWRAGADYIGFGPVFPTSSKANPASVKGIEGLRQVCEAVPIPVIAIAGITVQRVRPVLEAGAYGVAVMTAITTAPDPRAATAQFRLEIESVLRALPETPRT
- a CDS encoding DHH family phosphoesterase translates to MSTRRAVLNCFRRHQRFVLTTHIKPDGDALGSQLALGRLLQKMGHDVYLINSDPPPSNLTWIPGIEQVEVFNGALAQRERIDQADVICVLDTNALDRLGDLAPAVEASRARKLLIDHHTSPEDWFDLQYVRDTASSTGELVYELVCAVDPNLIDHELATALYVAIMTDTGSFRFNTVTPTVHRIVADLLERGGLSTEAIHSAIFDTRTPESMRLLGLALRNLQLRYDGRVAYMVLSRRMFNETGASTEDTEGFINHLLSIRGVRVALLFTEIEKGVKISFRSKGDYHVNEWARAFGGGGHRNAAGAFVENAALDALVDAVLAAAPRYLPQLEASSAGNASGTLSSEDASYLSALLHQKSQASSTAS
- a CDS encoding DUF4293 family protein; the encoded protein is MIQRIQSVYLLLAGLVLLWLGLTPGPWHLLESAPHAWIGPVARGLSVLLALGAVVIIFQYRRLERQRTLVVFEQVGVLLMAVVYLGGLYLSGMLGVRSESGILWDRVLWIGLPVLAYLLLWLARRGIERDIALIRSMDRLR
- a CDS encoding phosphosulfolactate synthase yields the protein MLRRKSTGDMERAFQFLRMNAREPKPRTRGLTEIRGPYYSVMGPNYLKDVLETMGAYIDSLKFAGGSFTLMPRRVLREIIDLCHQYDVLVSTGGFIEYVVTQGPEAVHRYIQECKELGFDIIEISTGFITIPPDDWLRLIEAVQKAGLKAKPEVGIQFGAGGDTPAELLEAEGVQDPTWAIQLARRFLEAGAYMIMVESEGITENVKSWRTDVVARFINELGLEKLMFEAADPRVFAWYIKNYGPEVNLFVDHSQIVQLECLRSGIWGTQDLFGRVHTFKG
- a CDS encoding DMT family transporter — protein: MIGRQIPLRVYPMLALGLLSFSASPILVRWAGEEAPGLAIAFWRTLLAVVMLAPFALPQLRANRLSRREAALTLLAGIFLGLHFVVWILSLFYTSVASASVLVCLSPVFLAALGFWWLGERLALPVVAAIGLAVVGAALIGWGDHTGLETGPQPLLGNALALAGALLVSLYLLIGRVVRQRISWLAYVFPLYLVAALTAFVPTLLLGVPLWGYSPRFYALCALMALGPQILGHGSFNYSVKYIPAAWLGLLSLLEPVGASLLAYLLFEEVPPALSVVGMVLVLAAVAFAVQYEQWTARRRLTPAAMD
- a CDS encoding MotA/TolQ/ExbB proton channel family protein: MELLSLLLMLPQAAAGEEGFINVLVQRFNEGGEFMWPVLISLIIGLAIAFERIITLNLADINTRKFILQVKKALEEGGIQAAEEICAKTRGPVASVFQAGLLRADEGIEAVEKAIVSYGSIEMSFLERGLVWLSLFISLAPMFGFLGTVVGMVQAFDAIEQAGDISPSLVAGGIKVALLTTVFGLITAIILQFFYNYAVSKIDRIVVDMEEASIELIDSLVLMQAGRPLTAAEKAEASKQS